Proteins co-encoded in one Montipora capricornis isolate CH-2021 chromosome 12, ASM3666992v2, whole genome shotgun sequence genomic window:
- the LOC138027590 gene encoding probable RNA-binding protein EIF1AD isoform X2, producing the protein MSKATKRKHVAKEVLEDYVVPDPNQQIVKVVSSRGNNLHEIETSDGNKFLVSMPSKFRKSVWIKRGDFVIVDPIKEGNKVCAEIVYILYGKQIKYLKSEGLWPKAFTEEFSLDEKSEVKEVNSVHGDCKDEGGVNNCDTNSDDEEDEDDDDLFVNPNHQKPTTFIDTDSSEDDDDGL; encoded by the exons ATGTCCAAGGCGACGAAACGAAAGCACGTTGCGAAAGAAGTGTTGGAAGATTATGTTGTTCCAGATCCGAACCAGCAGATTGTTAAG GTTGTAAGTAGCCGTGGTAACAACCTTCATGAGATTGAGACATCTGATGGCAACAAGTTCCTTGTCAGCATGCCATCAAAATTCAGGAAAAGTGTCTGGATTAAGAGAG GAGATTTTGTTATTGTTGACCCTATAAAGGAAGGAAACAAAGTGTGTGCTGAGATAGTTTATATTTTGTATGGTAAACAAATCAAGTATCTCAAGAGTGAAGGACTCTG GCCCAAAGCATTCACAGAAGAGTTTTCATTGGATGAAAAATCAGAGGTCAAGGAAGTAAACAG TGTCCATGGTGATTGCAAGGATGAAGGCGGAGTAAATAATTGTGACACAAATTCTGATGATGAAGAGGATGAGGACGATGATGATCTGTTTGTAAATCCAAACCATCAAAAGCCCACAACTTTTATTGATACTGACTCTAGTGAAGATGATGACGATGGCCTGTGA
- the LOC138027590 gene encoding probable RNA-binding protein EIF1AD isoform X1, with protein MSKATKRKHVAKEVLEDYVVPDPNQQIVKVVSSRGNNLHEIETSDGNKFLVSMPSKFRKSVWIKRGDFVIVDPIKEGNKVCAEIVYILYGKQIKYLKSEGLWPKAFTEEFSLDEKSEVKEVNSSVHGDCKDEGGVNNCDTNSDDEEDEDDDDLFVNPNHQKPTTFIDTDSSEDDDDGL; from the exons ATGTCCAAGGCGACGAAACGAAAGCACGTTGCGAAAGAAGTGTTGGAAGATTATGTTGTTCCAGATCCGAACCAGCAGATTGTTAAG GTTGTAAGTAGCCGTGGTAACAACCTTCATGAGATTGAGACATCTGATGGCAACAAGTTCCTTGTCAGCATGCCATCAAAATTCAGGAAAAGTGTCTGGATTAAGAGAG GAGATTTTGTTATTGTTGACCCTATAAAGGAAGGAAACAAAGTGTGTGCTGAGATAGTTTATATTTTGTATGGTAAACAAATCAAGTATCTCAAGAGTGAAGGACTCTG GCCCAAAGCATTCACAGAAGAGTTTTCATTGGATGAAAAATCAGAGGTCAAGGAAGTAAACAG CAGTGTCCATGGTGATTGCAAGGATGAAGGCGGAGTAAATAATTGTGACACAAATTCTGATGATGAAGAGGATGAGGACGATGATGATCTGTTTGTAAATCCAAACCATCAAAAGCCCACAACTTTTATTGATACTGACTCTAGTGAAGATGATGACGATGGCCTGTGA
- the LOC138027589 gene encoding sin3 histone deacetylase corepressor complex component SDS3-like isoform X2: MYFALFMSMSLLNFGFTQGKKGEDQCPKRSADGPAAEDEIQTKNKKYDTQRKRVFLPQWKTKWPWVAHDEVKGVMFCKTCRKYPSLADKSSPLFSGTSNFRVDPLKSHRRSREHETCELRLQHESKENATTELKNTPIGKALLKVDENQKKRLCFLFNTAYAVAKKDIWLESQSINKKQRKSSDGSMLSDKRRKPVTVTGPYIVYMLREMDILEDWAAIRKAKGALVRRRQNSGCQSEKSPFSARYEDGKLYYEGEWFHKNDHVLIESRSDTFSAYVTGINTGEVWVRKVDGSKTKLYIGQLQKGKYRIRKA, translated from the exons ATGTATTTCGCTTTGTTTATGTCAATGAGCCTCTTGAACTTTGGGTTCACGCAGGGAAAGAAAGGAGAAGATCAGTGTCCTAAGCGTAGTGCCGATGGTCCAGCGGCTGAAGATGAAATtcagacaaaaaacaaaaagtacgACACGCAGCGTAAACGTGTTTTTCTTCCACagtggaaaacaaaatggccgtgGGTTGCGCATGACGAGGTAAAGGGTGTTATGTTTTGCAAAACATGTCGCAAATATCCATCTTTAGCAGACAAATCCAGTCCATTGTTTAGTGGAACATCAAACTTTCGAGTTGATCCGTTGAAGAGTCATCGCCGTTCACGGGAGCACGAAACTTGTGAGTTGCGATTACAACACGAATCGAAAGAGAATGCAACAACGGAACTGAAAAACACGCCTATAGGAAAAGCACTCCTGAAAGTTGatgaaaatcaaaagaaaagacTATGCTTCCTATTTAACACAGCTTATGCCGTTGCAAAAAAAG ATATATGGCTTGAATCACAATCAATAAACAAGAAACAGAGAAAATCATCTGATGGATCAATGCTGTCTGATAAAAGACGAAAACCTGTAACAGTTACTG GTCCATACATTGTATATATGCTGAGAGAAATGGATATTCTTGAAGATTGGGCTGCCATAAGGAAG GCAAAGGGAGCATTAGTTAGAAGAAGACAAAATA GTGGCTGCCAATCAGAGAAGAGTCCTTTCAGTGCAAGATATGAAGATGGGAAACTCTATTATGAGGGAGAGTG gtTCCACAAGAATGATCATGTGTTAATAGAGAGCAGAAGTGATACTTTCAG TGCTTATGTTACTGGCATCAATACCGGAGAG gtttgggTGAGGAAAGTGGATGGATCCAAAACAAAGTTATACATAGGCCAGCTACAGAAAGGAAAATACAGAATAAGAAAAGCATGA